Sequence from the Scyliorhinus canicula chromosome 7, sScyCan1.1, whole genome shotgun sequence genome:
gcggctgcagactcagtcccgtgccaccacagttgggggagggctgatccgcgggcacggggggactttatcaggggctggggcaccGTGGGAGATGTTCCGGGGTGAGCAAACCGGCCAAAGTGGGGGCAcgattttgcgggccgggtccgcgagcaacCTCCGCCATGTAAcgtggcacggccgctgcagccTCCGCCGCACGGCcgcagacccagcaattctccgggccgtatgagcagctagagccgggtgctctatgctgcctacATGCTAGCCCctaccaaacggaggatcggtggcagtTTTCCGCCATTTTCtatggcgtaaaacgccaccattaccatgccggcgtggggacatagcctcagaattggagaatccagccctagatgtTTAGCTCTTAAATTTATCTTCTTCAAACTGATATCCAACAATTCTTCTCAATTTCAGTATGCAGTGATAACTACGTACACTCCCAGACATCACTGATTACTTTGGGGAAGAtgcctagggctggattctccgccggcagaatGCTcaattttgccggcagcccaggggtttcccaacggcgtggggaaaCCCTAgtgaccagccggtgaaacagagcatcccaccggtgtgccacaccagaaatctgacaggacagagaatccagcccctggagtgTGGAGAAAGGTGGACGTTACTCCTGTTCTTTTTAATGGGGCAAAAGTAGCCTctaaactacagaccagtgagtctcatacctgttgtgCGTTAATTTATGAAAGCCCTTCCGAAAGATGATACTGTGGACCAAGCTTCAACTTCTTTACCAATATGACACCTTGCaccaagtgtgggctaaactgaaAATCAGCTCACAATCCCATCTTGGTCATCTCGGAGACTTGTTAGCGGCTGATTGCTCTTCATCGTGTATGTTGAGTCATAGCATCATAAATATGATtataaagaacaaaaaacaagccAAATCCTCAGGCCTAATTTGCATGTATTGTGACGGACCTTCAGGCCGTCTTAATGAGAATTAAATTGGGTCTGCTGCCTTCCCTTCGGCAGTCTGCAATTAAAATGCAAtctggaggggggggatggggtggtcatTGGGAGCTGAGCAGTCAGAAAGGGTTAGCGATCAGGCGAGGGCCAGGTGCGCCAGCAATAGTGGTCGTGGCTGCATGGTGAtgtaaacaatttttaaaaacttatcttTTTGTTGGTGGCCTTGAGCAGATTCACCAGTAATGCTACATGTAGATGTAGTCATCCTGAGCCAGGCAACCCAACGACAGCTGCATTCGGGGTGGCCTGCTTTTGGGGATGGAGGCCTCAAATATCTACTAAAAAGTCCCTATTTTCATCTGTAAACCACAGTTTTCAGGCCTATGCCATGGACCATTATACTGCAGCCTTTATCAATATGCCATGTAGCATTCTTCTAGCATAGAATGTGTGCAGACACACCGCCCACCATATTAAAGACTTAGACACCTGCTTACAACTGGAAAACCAGTGTGGCATGGGCATCATTAAATTTCGAGACTAAACTCTTTCCCTCTGTCTTGTAAGTTCCCACAAGCAATTTTTGCAAGTAATTTCTGTGATGAAAGTATTTTGAAAGTTGAACAAATCATCCAGTATTTCCAAGAGATGAAGCATTTATCAGTGGACGAAATATGTGGAATACTGTTGCCAGATTCAGCTAGTTGAGTTTTATTAATAATTCAGTTCTGAAAATATCAGTATATCTGATATTAACACAAGATTAATTAATTCTGAATGATGCTTAGTTCAAATTAATAAAGCGCAGTCACTCACAGGAGAAAGATGGGTGAAAACAAAGTGAAGATGTAGCAAGGTTATTTGATAAAGTTTAATGAAGCAGAATAAAAATTTGAAGAAGGATGACTACAATCTCTACACCTTAAATTGTAAATCTTTCCATTTTATATcttaaaataaatcaaaatggTTCAGAACTAAAATAATGTGAATTTAAGAGGCAGTATCACTTTTTATTGGTCTGTTCAAAATCTGTAGTAATTGAAAATTCTGAggaattgaatatattcagtttaATCATGTATGTGGCCCACAAATGTATTCTGTACAGAGACTTATAATCAAACGCTAGGCTCCCATTCAGAGCATCTCAGTTCACATAACTTTCAATTGGCAATCAAGCCAGCTTTGTTCTGGTTGTCACCAGACTCCTTTTCCCTTTTTCATGGGAAGAGGAAATTGAAAAGAAGATaattctccctctccttcctctcccaccATTCACTGATAATGGCACAACACTGCTGGTCAACATGGCCGAACTGTACAGACTTTCTTGTTGGTCCATTTATTCAAAATAATTTCAAATTATAATGATTGTGCACAGATCTACATGTGAATTGTTGTAGAGCTTTAACTTGAAAGACAATGATATTGCCCTTTTGCGACTTTTCCCTTTAAGCAACCTAACCTCTATTTTGAAATGACCTATTGGATCTACAACTTTGATGAAGAAAATGAACAAATATGTTTAAATGTGGTCGTGGTGctataaaaaaaacacaaaatgaaGGCTCTTATGAAAGAAGTTGAAGGATTAATGTTAGGTCAAGTAAAGTTTTGATGGGAGGTGAAATGACTGACTGTCAGATGCAATGTCCATTCCATTTCAGCTCTGCGTAGGATAAATGAACACTGTACTTTCAGTTTTTCTTGAGGCTATTGTTAAAATATTGATGAAACATTAAGTCTGGTACCATTGTTTTCTTAGATGTTTTTGAGGGAAACTTGCGTGTACAGTATTCTCAAGCACTTTGTGCTATCTCAGCCTTGGCTTTGTTGCTGAAAAAACCTTAAGCAGACAAACCGAATTTGCCATGAGCCCAGAAATCAGTTTCTCGACAAAAGGGTAAATTTCAGAAATTCTATTTTGGGGACTTTAAAGGCAGGTCCAGCTTCCCGACAAACAGTGTCAGGATGCCCTTTTGCATTCATTAGCATGTCTTGCATGCTGATTTAAAAGGCCACCTTGCCGAAAACTTAAGTTCCAAACCAAGTTCCCCATGAACAGAAAATTAGAACATTCACATTCATGACTGCACATAAGTGTTGTGCACCTGGTGGGATAGATGCCTTTGATGATTAACAGTGGTTTGCCGCTGCATTGTCCTCTTTCTGgagcatttttaaatggcaaccTATGCGTGAGACCGAGTGGTGGCAGTGCCATTTAAGTGGAGGatgatcaaggaagggaagaagCAATAGCAGAGAAGGGTGGAGCACTGGCCGGGCAAAGGTGGAAGGGATGGTGCAGGCTGTCCGAATGCCCCTCAAACCTATAAAAGGGCAGAGTAGAtgtaagaaggatgttcccgatggtgggggtgtccagaaccaggggtcgtaGTCTGAAGATAGGGATGGACTATTTAGGACAATGATGAGGTGAAATTgcttcactcagagagtagtcggtcTGTGGAATTCGCCACCACAGAAAGTGGTTGAGACCAAAacttgttttcaagaagcagttagacaaagtacttggggcgaaggggtcAAAGAAAAGTGACATCAGGcaattgagttagatgatcagccatgataatgaatggttgagcaggctcaAAATGCTAAAtgactcctcctgctcctattttctgtgtttcaaaTTTGGTACCCGAACCGTCAATCCCATGAGGTAACATCGAGGATGATGACTTCCTGCCCAACCCGCATTAGGAATCAGCGAGCCCCTCGTAATGAACTGAGTAGCACAAAATTGTGTGTTGTCAGCCATTCACCCCTGATGGATCTGTATTTTGTTAATATATTTGTGTGTCGCCGCACTATATATCAATCTTACAGAACTCGAGACTCAGCTTCTTGGGTGAAGTCAagtatatctttatttatgtCAGTTCAAAGTCAAATTTTATACGAATACAGAATCTAAAAGGTTGTTTGTCCAACGCAAATACAGATAGTTGAGTTGAATTCAAGATACAATTCAGTTCGGGGTCatttcttcagatcaaaatgcacagtacaaaaatgaaacaaaagtaaATAGCTGTTTGCAGAGCAAAGTAGAAATAGGTTACAAAGGTTAGGTTAAAGatgaattcagagagagagagatgacagcTGAATTTGAGAGAgcaaaaaaggttcttcctctgTCTCATAAGGAAATCATAATCTTTTTTAGGCTCTGTCCCCTTTCTGACTGTAattgggttaaaataattattattCATCTAATTGACCGAAATGTCTGTCTCTCAAGTTTTAAGAGATAATATGACATAGGAAAACTTCTTGATGTTTCTATAATATGGTGTGATCGGGCCACCTGTTTTCCCACCATATTCTCGAGAGCTGGGATGTTTGCCCAGTAATGATAACAATGAGTCTATTCTGCAATGTGGCTAGTCAGTTTGAATACTGACTTCCTTATCAGATCTTGTTGCATGCTCTCAGCATTTACTGCTGTCATGGCTtaatatataatttttaaaagtatAATGTCACTAAATCATTTCTCCTTTCAACCTTTATTACCTATAATAAAGTAGGTTTGTATCAACCCCTTACCCCCAATAGAAAACACACTCATTTGCTCACGCAGCACCGAACGTGGACTCCACAGCAGAATATTCTGGCCAGTAATTCAGTACAACGTATTGAAATAATGTTATGCTTTAAAGGGACAGCTACTCATTTTATAATCGGAACAAAGTTAGGTTCAAAAGTATGTTTTAAACATCCTGATGTACCAAATTTTAACAGCTAGATAATTCAGTATATCACAAACCAAACATTTAAATAATTCCGAAAAGCTGTGTTACAACACAGCACAGACCGAGAAAGAAATCCTTCTTTGCTAGCTGCATGAATCTTGCATTAAATCAATTTGACAAATTGTGTTTTCCTAATAATAACATGCCCATGATACAAAAGAGCGGACAACTTGGTACAACTGTAAATTGAACATCAATGAGAAATGGCCACTCCACTCATGAGTCTATTGCCTCTCACACCAGAGCAAATGTGGCTGTTAGTGCTCCACAGTATTATGACTGGAGCAGCATCACTCATGATATTAGTGAGATCTCTGGAACATTTGAACTGCTGTGTTGACAGCTTAACACACCTGGCAGGCAGTTAAGATCACACGTGAAACTTAAATTTTGACGGCGAATTGTCTTCCCACAGATTCCAGTTTCAACCTGTTTTTCGGAGCAGACTGGAAGGACACAAACATGCAATGTCCTTCTGCAAATATACATATTGGACTCCAATTATAATGTCCAATCGCTATTTTTACCCGAAGCCTGTGCAGAATAGTAGTTGTGGCTTTCCCACCAAGCTAAACTATTGGTAAGAGAAGTCAAACTCTGTGAGACCCCTTGCTGGTATCTTACCTGTGTGTTTGATCGTTGCTTTGGTAATTCCTCTCCTGACTGCTGGTTCATCACCACATCCTGCCAACTTTGAGTGGGAGCTGGACTGAGGCTATGCAGATGAGGCCAAAATCTCCCATGCTTCATTCTACTGGAGTGTATCGCTCGCCTTGAACCCTAAGTTAAGATCAGAGCAACCATGTCCATCCAAAATGTAAGCACTGAATATCAGTGCATAGTTTCTAATGCCAGTAGAACCCTTTCTCAGATAGTGTTGCCACCTGAAATTTTGCTGCTTTTGTTCAGAAGCTCATATTTAATTATTGCTGAAGCTGGGCTGACAAATCATGATTGTTGCTGGAGAAAATCCTTAATTTACCATTGGTACTCCAGTAATGTCTGCTATTTTGTCTTTGCTGCCAGTAACAGTAATCAACTGCAAGAGATAACTGTCCTTATTACATTCCTTTCTGGAACTCTAGCCAACAGCAAACAAAATCACTCAACTGACCGGTGTGagaaacaaacatagaacatagaacagtacagcacagaacaggcccttcggccctcgacgttgtgccgagcaatgatcaccctacttaaacccacgtaacccgtatacccgtaacccaacaatccccccccattaaccttacactacgggcaatttagcatggccaatccacctaacctgcacatctttggactatgggaggaaaccggagcacccggagaaaacccacgcacacacggggaggacgtgcagactccacacagacagtgacccagccgggaatcgaacctgggaccctggagctgtgaagcattgatgctaaccaccatgctaccgtgaggccccaaacataAGAATATATATTGGACAAACTGGTTAAATAAATAAGGCTATGATAAATATAATTACACCATGTATATTACATTGATGTAGTCAGAAGATCAGTTCTGACATCAAGGTCAGGCCATGTCATTGAAAGCGATAGCTCTGGTTTGCATTTGGTTGGTCATAATGTACCTGGCCCGAAAATGCTTGATGATGATGGTGTACAAATTGCCATTGACACCCCTGATCTTATTGAGACAGAACTGACCAGGGAagtgaaaaaataaattttaatagTATGCAGTGAAATATTAGCTTTTGTTGCCTTTAACCAATAAACAAAATATCTTCAACAAAAAAAATCGATGTAGAATGCAGAACCTACGTGAAATAAGTATATTTTCTTCAAGCAACATTATGTTTCATTCATTGCTCTTTTACAGAGAAATAATTTGAGTCTGCCTTCTCTCTCATTTCTTGCGATCAAATCCATGAAATGAACATTTGTCCTTGCATGAATACTTGCATTTTCACTAAGAGAACAATGCACTTGCTGAGCAGTGACTGAGAGTAAAGGCTTGTTCAGCAGATGTGCAGGAGATGTAATGCAGGCAGTATTGAAAGTTAGGCTGAAGATTATTGGGGAAGATGGAGGAAGGAATCCAATTTTGTGTCAGTGATACTGATTGTTGTTCAAGTTCATGTTCTGCTGATTACAGTTTCAATATTTCTTTACATTTCAGTTTATGTCCCAGAGGAAGACCTAAAGACTGGAGAATTGGGCGTAAGAGAAGATGCCAGCCCTTCTGCTGAGGAGTTACAAGGCAATGGTTACATATGCACtgaagaagaagaagaggaagaggaggaaagcAAAGGCAGTTACAGCTACCAGAATTCTCCAGTCAGTGCAATGTCCAATCAGGATGCAGAGTGTGAATCACACATAAGTGATACCAGCGACAGATTGGCTGATTTTAAAAGTATTTCTTCCCGGGATGGGCAAGAAAAGGAAGAGCAATTAAATGGAGAGATAAAGAATGGCCAACAGAACAGTTTAGGAGCAATGAGAGCTGTTTATGCTAGCTTTCTATCCGATTCATATTGGTCAAGTCTGGGATTTGACCTCAAACAATCAAAGACTGAAAGGACAAGCTGCAAAAGCAGCAATGAAAGCACCAAAAGTAGTTTTGATTGGCACCAAGATGCATTATCCAAAACATTTCAACAGACATCCTCTTGCAGGCCAATGCCTAAACCAAATCTTTTCAGTTCAGTGCAGTTGTACAGGCAAAATAACAAGTTATTTGGAACTGTTTTCACGGGTGCCAGTAGGTTTCGCTGCAGGGAATGTAGTGCAGCATATGACACTTTGGTAGAGCTAACTGTTCACATGAATGATACAGGACATTACCAAGATAATAACCATGGGAAAATGGACCGTAGCAGCAGTTGGACAAAGTCACGAAAAAGGGCTTTGCAGGATATTGATGGAATGCACGATGCCCAGAAAGTTTTAAAGTGCATGTACTGTGGTCATTCATTCGATTCCCTTCAAGATTTGAGTGTCCATATGATTAAAACAAAACATTACCAGAAAGTGCCTCTGAAGGAACCAATGCCACCTATCGGATCAAAGTTAGTCCCACCCACTAAAAAACGAGCCCAGCATGAAGTTAACCAGCCTTGTTCACCGGATTCAACAACTGGAGTTGCAgggacatttgcaggtgaagcgCAAAAGAATTCCAATCCCTATGTATCATCTAACAATCGCTATGGTTATCAAAATGGTGCAAGTTATACTTGGCAATTTGAAGCCTGTAAGTCTCAAATCTTGAAGTGCATGGAATGTGGAAGCTCCCATGATACATTACAGCAGCTCACAGCTCATATGATGGTGACAGGGCACTTTCTTAAGGTAACAAACTCTGCATCAAAAAAGGGAAAACAGATTGTTTTTGACCCTTTGGCTGTGGACAAAGCACAGTCAGTCACAGAAGGACCATCGAATGAGATTCAACCTTTGGCACCAGTCAGCAAATTACCTCCAGATTCATTAACACCATCAGTATCAGAAGATACCAAAACCCTTGAAGAGAAGCAAATCATAACAGAAGATATGGAGAAACAACATAACGATAAAGATGATTGCAAAGATGACAACCCAGAGAAAATCTTTGATCCCACTCTTCAGTATCAGTACATAAGAGAAGAAGATCTAGAAGAGAGCTCAAAGGTGGGTGGTGATATTCTTAAATCACTTGAAAATACTGTTGCTTCAGCCATCAACAAAGCCCAAACTGGGAGCCCGAGCTGGAGTGCTTATCCCAGTATCCATGCTGCCTATCAGCTTCCAGGGATTATTAAACCTTTGCAACTCGGTACTCAAATATTACAAGTCAAACCAAACCTGAAACCAATAGCTCCAAAAGTCAGGTATTTCTCTGTTATTACAAGTAGCCAAAACCAATCCCTTCAACCCAACAATGACCAAATTAAGGAAGAGCCGATCAGTCCCTCTCATGAACAGCTTTCATCCAAATTGGAAGAAAGCGATATTGAGAAAAAGTTAAATCTTCAATCTGGGATAGTTTCACCATGTAAGATGGAAAgtgaaaatccaataaaaacagAGACTCCCCCTGATCTTCCAAGGGCATATTCACCTGGTTTGAAAGATGCTGAAGAAGCAAAAGAAAGCTTCAAGAAGGAGCCTATAAAAAGTGAAACTGGATCTCCAAACTTTTCAGTAGCCAATGGTTGCTCTGGAATGACTGTTATCACAGACCACCCATCTGAGCAACTCTCTGTCAGTCCACTTAGTGCATTGCAGTCTATCATGAACACTCATCTTGGCAAAGCTGCCAAGCCCCTTAATTCAAACTCAGACCCTGTAACTATGTTATGTAGACTTAATAAAAGTTTGTTGGAGAAATCAGCTTCACCGCCAAGTTTAGTAAAACCATCTAGTCTTGCTGATCGATATTACTATGAAAGCAGTGATCAACCAATAGATCTCACCAAATCGAAGAGTGACAAAACTGCCCAATCAAACATGGTCAAATCCTTTACTTCGTTGCCTTCCAAACATGCTTTATCTGATATTGCTGACATGGTAAAGGTCCTCCCTAAAGGTACAACACCAAAACCTTCTACCTCATCAAAGATGACAACAGAGAGGTTAGAGACCGATGTGAGGAGCTTTGAAGATGTGTCAATGGAATTTTTACCAGTTCAGAAAAGAAAAGGTAGGCAGTCAAACTGGAATCCCCAGCATCTTCTCATTCTGCAGGCCCAATTTGTTGCCAGTCTTTGGCAGACAGGTGAAGGCAAATATCTATTATCAGATCTCGGTCCACAAGACCGCATGCATATTTCAAAGTTTACTGGACTCACCATGACCACCATAAGTCACTGGCTTGCCAATGTAAAATATCAACTAAGGAAGACAGGTGGAACAAAATTCCTTAAGAACTTAGACACAGGACACCCAATTTTCTACTGCAATGATTGTGCCTCCCAGTTTAGGACTCCTTCCTCTTATATTAGTCATTTAGAATCCCATTTGGGCTTCACTATGAAAGATATGGCAAAAGTTTCTGTACAGCATGCCAGAGGGGAGCAAGAAGTGTCAAAGGTGACATCTGAGAAGTCAACAGGGCCGTTGGTAGCAGATGAGGAcacaggcagcaaattccagtgtAATCTGTGCAATCGAACTTTTGCTAGCAAGCACGCAGTAAAACTGCACCTCAGCAAAACGCATGGCAAGTCACCAGAGAATCATTCGCAGTATGTAACAGAACTAGAAGAAGAGTAACAACTCAAGGTGAGCATCAAAACTCCTCCTATTCTCTTTAAAGTAGTTGTTTAAATCATATTGGGAAGGTGAGTCTTTGTACATTATATTAAACTGTGCACTAGAAAAGTTCAGTGGTCAAAAGAAACAGTAGGCCCTTAACAA
This genomic interval carries:
- the LOC119969459 gene encoding teashirt homolog 2, which encodes MPRRKQQVPKRAAVYVPEEDLKTGELGVREDASPSAEELQGNGYICTEEEEEEEEESKGSYSYQNSPVSAMSNQDAECESHISDTSDRLADFKSISSRDGQEKEEQLNGEIKNGQQNSLGAMRAVYASFLSDSYWSSLGFDLKQSKTERTSCKSSNESTKSSFDWHQDALSKTFQQTSSCRPMPKPNLFSSVQLYRQNNKLFGTVFTGASRFRCRECSAAYDTLVELTVHMNDTGHYQDNNHGKMDRSSSWTKSRKRALQDIDGMHDAQKVLKCMYCGHSFDSLQDLSVHMIKTKHYQKVPLKEPMPPIGSKLVPPTKKRAQHEVNQPCSPDSTTGVAGTFAGEAQKNSNPYVSSNNRYGYQNGASYTWQFEACKSQILKCMECGSSHDTLQQLTAHMMVTGHFLKVTNSASKKGKQIVFDPLAVDKAQSVTEGPSNEIQPLAPVSKLPPDSLTPSVSEDTKTLEEKQIITEDMEKQHNDKDDCKDDNPEKIFDPTLQYQYIREEDLEESSKVGGDILKSLENTVASAINKAQTGSPSWSAYPSIHAAYQLPGIIKPLQLGTQILQVKPNLKPIAPKVRYFSVITSSQNQSLQPNNDQIKEEPISPSHEQLSSKLEESDIEKKLNLQSGIVSPCKMESENPIKTETPPDLPRAYSPGLKDAEEAKESFKKEPIKSETGSPNFSVANGCSGMTVITDHPSEQLSVSPLSALQSIMNTHLGKAAKPLNSNSDPVTMLCRLNKSLLEKSASPPSLVKPSSLADRYYYESSDQPIDLTKSKSDKTAQSNMVKSFTSLPSKHALSDIADMVKVLPKGTTPKPSTSSKMTTERLETDVRSFEDVSMEFLPVQKRKGRQSNWNPQHLLILQAQFVASLWQTGEGKYLLSDLGPQDRMHISKFTGLTMTTISHWLANVKYQLRKTGGTKFLKNLDTGHPIFYCNDCASQFRTPSSYISHLESHLGFTMKDMAKVSVQHARGEQEVSKVTSEKSTGPLVADEDTGSKFQCNLCNRTFASKHAVKLHLSKTHGKSPENHSQYVTELEEE